In Marasmius oreades isolate 03SP1 chromosome 3, whole genome shotgun sequence, a single window of DNA contains:
- a CDS encoding uncharacterized protein (BUSCO:EOG09263I7I): MLSKQAIAVARSRGTLSPKYLRGATSRGWAKAIVNVRRAQFHSSYLLQAETVKVPQMAESITEGTLKSWSKQVGDSVAADEEVATIETDKIDVSVNAPKPGVIKELLAKEEDSVTVGQDLFVLEEGEAPESSPTQEKATEEKPTEKGKGSEIKPTESKAETPLPKPAPSAGKPAEQKEQKNTEANPKRDTEKPKSKEPSQPPAPTAGNRNETRVKMNRMRLRIAERLKESQNAAASLTTFNEIDMSSLMEMRKKYKDDILKEHGIKFGFMSAFAKACSLALKAIPAANASIEGDEIVYRDYVDMSIAVATPKGLVTPVVRNIESMGFLEIETEIAALGKKARDGKLTLEDMAGGTFTISNGGVFGSLYGTPIINLPQSAVLGMHAIKDKPVAVNGQVVIRPIMVVALTYDHRLLDGREGVTFLVKVKDYLEDPRKMLLT, from the exons ATGCTTTCCAAGCAAGCTATTGCTGTCGCGCGTAGTCGTGGCACTTTGAGCCCAAAGTACCTTCGAGGAGCAACGTCAAGGGGATG GGCCAAGGCTATTGTCAATGTCAGACGAGCTCAGTTCCACTCTTCATATCTTTTGCAGG CGGAGACCGTCAAAGTGCCCCAGATGGCGGAATCCATCACTGAAGGAACCCTCAAATCGTGGTCCAAACAAGTTGGAGATAGCGTCGCTgcggatgaagaagttgcTACGATTGAAACTGACAAG ATTGACGTCTCTGTGAACGCACCCAAACCTGGTGTTATTAAGGAATTGTTGGCGAAGGAGGAAGACTCCGTCACCGTGGGTCAAGACCTATTCGTATTGGAAGAGGGCGAAGCTCCCGAGT CATCGCCCACACAAGAGAAAGCCACGGAAGAAAAGCCCacagagaaaggaaagggctCTGAAATCAAACCTACGGAATCCAAGGCCGAAACTCCACTTCCTAAACCTGCACCATCAGCAGGGAAACCCGCAGAACAGAAAGAACAGAAAAATACAGAAGCAAACCCAAAGAGGGATACCGAGAAGCCTAAATCGAAAGAGCCTTCACAACCCCCTGCTCCAACTGCGGGCAACCGAAACGAGACGAGG GTCAAGATGAACCGAATGCGCCTGCGCATTGCCGAGCGTCTCAAGGAATCCCAAAACGCCGCTGCATCATTAACCACTTTCAATGAAATTGACATGTCTTCGCTCATGGAAATGCGTAAGAAGTACAAGGACGACATCCTCAAGGAACACGGCATTAAATTTGGTTTCATGAGTGCGTTCGCGAAAGCCTGCTCCCTCGCCCTGAAAGCGATCCCGGCCGCCAACGCGTCCATAGAGGGAGACGAGATTGTCTATCGCGACTATGTCGACATGAGCATTGCTGTTGCGACGCCGAAGGGTTTGGTTACCCCCGTCGTGAGGAATATTGAAAGCATGGGGTTCTTAGAAATTGAAACAGAGATCGCCGCCCTGGGGAAGAAG GCCCGTGATGGCAAGCTGACGCTCGAAGACATGGCTGGCGGTACTTTTACCAT CTCTAACGGTGGTGTTTTTGGTTCGTTATACGGAACACCTATCATCAATCTGCCACAATCTGCTGTCCTCG GTATGCACGCCATCAAAGACAAGCCCGTTGCTGTGAACGGACAGGTCGTTATTAGACCTATCATGGTCGTTGCATTGACCTACGATCATAGATTATTAGATGGTAGAGAGGGAGTTACCTTCCTCG tcaaagtcaaagattACCTCGAAGACCCGCGGAAGATGCTCCTCACGTGA
- a CDS encoding uncharacterized protein (BUSCO:EOG09263CUQ): protein MSNGIDEGPSGGPSSPTENLTDHSFKSLIPAELRSSLDSDRSNTPPINLIPNGSSAETTDEDDTLDPISRLQRELERTRGEKETLATQYRNLVAKLTTMRTTLGNKLKQDAEELDRREQLLHQLTAQNDDLSATVETLKEELIASNEEVDRASNELDLLRNRTLHENTQEALLRDRELRNAQTELERYRMILEERDLNEMKEKAMLDEARGNIETLETEVKLAKAAIERLETSNKLEKERANNLQSVLADFQEAKEHELRQAVKDYESQLLQATQSLAEFKHRALTAELSLEESQANSSRTQELEKEVKEKHLLIGKLRHEAVIINEHLMEALRRLRRNSSDHNVDRRLVTNVLLSFLTTSRADAKRFEMLSLLASILSWNDVEREKAGLQRANANINLSSSSFWRRSSSSSGSGPQPELIKSDETESFSRLWVEFLLTEAASGENPTSTPVSPTKRDSSLPSTPTLGNFSPPSLSPGFKQGLSQISSSAAIASTPNLSLPPKGKEKSES, encoded by the exons ATGTCCAACGGTATCGACGAGGGTCCCTCAGGCGGTCCTTCGTCACCTACAGAAAACTTGACAGATCACTCGTTCAAGAGCCTCATCCCTGCAGAACTCCGTTCATCTTTGGATAGTGACAGAAGCAATACACCGCCCATAAATCTCATACCCAACGGGTCCAGTGCAGAAACTACAGACGAAGATGACACACTGGATCCTATATCTAGGCTACAAAGAGAGCTGGAACGTACTCGTGGAGAGAAGGAGACTCTCGCAACCCAGTATAGAAACTTGGTAGCCAAACTGACTACCATGCGGACTACACTGGGGAATAAATTGAAACAAGATGCT GAAGAGCTTGATCGTAGAGAACAATTATTACACCAGTTGACAGCCCAAAATGACGACTTATCCGCAACAGTGGAAACCCTGAAGGAGGAGCTCATTGCCTCAAATGAGGAGGTGGATCGCGCTTCAAACGAACTTGACCTCTTGCGAAATCGTACACTGCACGAAAACACTCAAGAAGCGTTATTGCGGGATCGCGAACTTCGGAACGCTCAAACCGAACTTGAACGATATCGAATGATACTCGAGGAACGCGATCTCAATGAAATGAAGGAGAAGGCAATGTTAGATGAAGCGAGAGGTAATATTGAGACATTGGAAACCGAGGTGAAATTGGCAAAGGCTGCCATTGAGAGGTTGGAAACCTCGAACAaattggagaaggagagggcCAATAATCTTCAGTCGGTTTTGGCAGATTTTCAGGAAG CGAAAGAACATGAGTTGCGACAGGCCGTGAAAGATTACGAGTCTCAACTTCTCCAAGCCACCCAATCGTTAGCCGAATTCAAACATCGTGCTTTGACAGCCGAA CTAAGCCTCGAAGAGTCCCAAGCTAACAGCTCAAGGACACAGGAGCTTGAGAAGGAGGTGAAAGAGAAGCACCTTCTGATTGGCAAACTACGGCATGAAG CTGTGATTATCAATGAGCATCTAATGGAGGCGCTTCGACGACTTCGGAGAAATTCATCTGACCATAATGTCGATCGCCGACTGGTCACGAACGTTCTTCTCTCCTTTTTAACTACTTCTCGTGCGGACGCCAAGCGGTTTGAAATGCTTTCTCTACTGGCGAGCATCCTCTCCTGGAATGATGTTGAAAGAGAGAAAGCTGGCCTTCAGCGAGCTAATGCAAACATCAATCTGTCGTCATCCTCCTTCTGGAGACGTTCATCGTCCAGCTCAGGTTCGGGACCCCAGCCTGAACTAATCAAATCGGACGAAACTGAG TCATTCTCTCGTCTATGGGTGGAATTCTTGCTCACTGAAGCAGCTTCTGGAGAGAACCCAACCTCGACTCCTGTCAGCCCCACTAAACGAGATTCTTCTCTCCCTAGTACTCCCACATTAGGAAACTTTTCACCACCGAGTCTTTCTCCTGGCTTTAAACAAGGACTCAGTCAAATTTCGAGCTCTGCCGCTATTGCAAGTACACCGAATCTGTCTTTACCGccgaaaggaaaggagaagtCAGAGTCATAA